A single genomic interval of Kiritimatiellia bacterium harbors:
- a CDS encoding sugar phosphate isomerase/epimerase — MKLSIMSYTFSRQGWRKNGRFDLEGMCRVAQELGIDGVDVVSTHNLLPADIRRILSDFGQKAVCYTFKADLNAATAKERGIGADQVRAGVDVAVEIGAPLIMVVTPGKPGVAREVSRRQFIGGLQESADFARKAGIIMTIENFPGKDSPFVVSSDVLEAFREVPGLKLTFDNGNVLTGGEDPSVSFMRCAAHVVHAHFKDWVLAGPGGGLEGLDGRHYAAALIGEGIVPHVSCLDAMKEAGYQGYINIEYEGKQYPPDEATRRAAGYLNNLIRHARPCKGAD, encoded by the coding sequence ATGAAACTTTCAATAATGTCCTACACGTTTTCCCGGCAGGGGTGGCGGAAAAACGGCAGGTTTGATCTTGAAGGCATGTGCCGGGTTGCGCAGGAATTGGGCATTGACGGCGTGGATGTTGTATCCACCCATAATCTCTTGCCGGCGGATATCAGGCGGATTTTATCGGACTTTGGCCAGAAAGCAGTTTGTTACACTTTCAAAGCGGATTTGAACGCCGCCACGGCAAAAGAGCGCGGAATCGGAGCGGATCAGGTCAGGGCCGGCGTAGATGTTGCCGTTGAAATCGGCGCTCCCCTGATCATGGTGGTTACCCCGGGAAAGCCGGGCGTTGCGCGGGAAGTCTCGCGCCGGCAATTTATCGGCGGACTTCAGGAAAGCGCGGACTTTGCTCGCAAAGCCGGAATAATCATGACGATTGAAAACTTCCCCGGCAAAGACAGTCCGTTTGTCGTTTCATCCGACGTGCTTGAGGCTTTCCGTGAGGTCCCCGGCTTGAAATTGACTTTTGACAATGGTAACGTCTTGACTGGCGGCGAGGACCCATCCGTGTCTTTCATGCGTTGTGCCGCACATGTAGTCCACGCGCATTTCAAGGATTGGGTCCTGGCCGGACCGGGCGGTGGCCTGGAAGGTCTGGATGGCCGGCATTATGCGGCCGCCCTGATCGGCGAAGGCATTGTGCCGCATGTTTCGTGTCTGGATGCCATGAAAGAGGCCGGATACCAAGGCTATATCAATATTGAGTACGAGGGAAAGCAATATCCGCCTGATGAAGCCACGCGCCGGGCGGCGGGGTATCTGAACAATTTAATCAGGCATGCCCGCCCGTGTAAAGGAGCGGATTAA